A genomic stretch from Sphingobacterium sp. ML3W includes:
- a CDS encoding outer membrane beta-barrel protein, whose amino-acid sequence MRKKLLCTAVGIFGFMIGSVSAQFSRPVSVGAGAGVAYNLTDLANVEAKFAFYGEADYLINPFISVGLHGEKGTLSGNGYNSDFENRYFAGNLNGKVRLGQFMGHADNYSYYTLQANTLSRILSNVYVGAGAGLVKNRIKRNIDPMYVDAITNQGGGLADDLGEIHFVVPVNVGVDIPFGRTLYGPQWAINVNYQHTITTNDNLDGIKNKSNDQYGFVSLGLKYALFNRK is encoded by the coding sequence ATGAGAAAAAAACTATTATGTACGGCAGTAGGGATTTTTGGTTTTATGATAGGATCCGTATCAGCACAGTTTTCACGGCCCGTTAGTGTGGGAGCAGGTGCAGGTGTTGCATATAATTTAACAGACCTGGCTAATGTAGAGGCTAAATTCGCTTTTTATGGCGAAGCAGATTACTTAATTAATCCCTTTATATCAGTTGGTCTGCACGGTGAAAAAGGAACATTGAGTGGTAATGGCTATAATAGTGATTTTGAAAATCGATATTTCGCAGGAAATCTAAATGGTAAAGTTCGTTTAGGCCAGTTTATGGGACATGCCGACAACTACAGTTATTACACTTTACAGGCCAACACACTTTCACGTATTCTTTCCAATGTCTATGTCGGTGCCGGCGCAGGCTTAGTGAAAAATCGCATTAAACGTAATATTGATCCCATGTATGTTGATGCAATTACCAATCAAGGTGGTGGACTAGCGGATGATTTAGGTGAAATCCATTTTGTCGTTCCCGTCAATGTAGGTGTTGATATTCCATTCGGGCGTACGCTATATGGTCCACAATGGGCAATCAACGTCAACTACCAGCATACGATAACAACCAATGATAATCTTGATGGCATAAAGAACAAAAGTAATGATCAATATGGTTTCGTATCCCTAGGGCTTAAATATGCGCTTTTCAATCGGAAATAA
- a CDS encoding sugar phosphate nucleotidyltransferase, giving the protein MRDIQTDQKPILVILAAGMASRYGSAKQVESFGPFGEKIIDYSIYDAIRAGFGKVVFVIREEFTEVMKNNVGDKLPDTVEVDYVYQNFDLSKFGVERIVERQKPWGTGHAVMSAEEAVDRPFCVINADDFYGYDAFQKMADFLNERASDQEMALVGFEVGNTLSDFGYVSRGVCEVNETDHLQSVTERTNIYRKNEHILYVQQEQETVLPSKTRVSMNFWGFTPKIFEVARTLFPIFVEQNYGNPKAEFFIPDLPDYMVKQGLANFSVLPTGAKWFGVTYREDKEQVQESIKRLIDAGHYPQRLWRVKKVVDESIYLDF; this is encoded by the coding sequence ATGAGGGATATACAAACGGATCAAAAGCCAATTTTGGTCATCTTGGCTGCCGGGATGGCAAGCCGTTACGGTTCCGCAAAACAGGTCGAAAGTTTTGGCCCATTTGGGGAAAAAATCATCGACTATTCTATTTATGATGCAATACGTGCTGGTTTCGGCAAGGTGGTTTTTGTCATTCGCGAAGAGTTCACGGAAGTGATGAAGAATAATGTTGGTGATAAGTTGCCCGATACAGTCGAAGTGGATTATGTGTACCAAAACTTTGATTTAAGTAAGTTTGGTGTGGAACGTATAGTTGAGCGTCAGAAACCTTGGGGTACAGGACACGCGGTAATGAGTGCCGAGGAAGCAGTGGATCGTCCATTTTGTGTCATCAATGCCGATGATTTTTATGGTTATGATGCATTTCAAAAGATGGCAGATTTCCTCAATGAAAGAGCCAGTGATCAAGAAATGGCTTTGGTTGGGTTTGAAGTGGGAAATACCTTGTCTGACTTTGGTTATGTGTCCCGTGGTGTATGTGAAGTGAATGAAACAGACCATTTACAGAGTGTGACCGAACGAACAAATATTTATCGTAAGAATGAACATATCTTGTATGTACAGCAAGAGCAAGAAACTGTATTGCCTTCTAAGACGCGAGTTTCAATGAACTTTTGGGGATTTACACCGAAGATATTTGAGGTGGCACGTACATTATTTCCCATTTTTGTTGAGCAGAACTATGGAAATCCAAAAGCCGAATTCTTTATTCCCGATTTGCCGGATTATATGGTAAAGCAAGGTTTAGCTAATTTTTCTGTATTACCTACAGGTGCGAAGTGGTTTGGGGTAACTTATAGGGAAGACAAAGAACAGGTACAAGAGAGCATTAAGCGGTTGATCGATGCGGGACATTATCCACAACGCTTGTGGCGGGTAAAGAAAGTAGTAGACGAGAGTATCTACTTAGATTTTTAA
- a CDS encoding SUMF1/EgtB/PvdO family nonheme iron enzyme: MITIIKQIYKNRLLGFGALALLIGFSACKSNSAIYKAPKVNAFRGGKLPAPPGMVYVPSGTILFKGSLDSGNVGKNVSVSAFFIDEAEVTNKQYREFVNWVADSVAVTDYLQDDQYFLEIAGEQVGQRRINWAKVKKVSPLWKSNDPSIQERIAPMLEMRGNRRALNPEVIKYRFSYLQSKGNMKKAYVTDSVVVMPVEDIWTKDFPNAQLASLDANYFTHPSFDYYPVVGVTWRQARAFTDWRASEMASTVLKNSYLNGYQLSLSLPTEAQWQYAASGKLDPQDTIAGSRMTIDGTEGKKKLAVNFKQGDGTYSRDGATFTLPVKSYMPNAFGVYNMAGNVSEWTLDAYSPSAVVFVNDLNPALLYDADAKDGDALKRKVVRGGSWKDNGEQLNSETRNYSVDYEPHSYIGFRCVMSAFEMPTVQSKTRKY; encoded by the coding sequence ATGATAACGATAATAAAACAGATCTATAAAAATCGGCTGTTGGGTTTTGGTGCTTTGGCACTTTTAATCGGTTTCTCTGCCTGTAAATCGAACTCAGCAATCTACAAAGCACCTAAAGTAAATGCTTTTCGAGGGGGTAAGCTCCCAGCGCCTCCGGGTATGGTTTATGTTCCTTCAGGGACTATACTTTTTAAAGGCTCACTTGATAGCGGCAATGTCGGTAAAAATGTAAGTGTAAGTGCATTTTTTATTGATGAAGCTGAAGTAACAAACAAACAATATCGTGAGTTTGTTAACTGGGTAGCAGATTCAGTTGCTGTAACGGATTACCTGCAAGATGATCAGTACTTTTTGGAGATCGCAGGTGAACAGGTGGGGCAGCGAAGAATTAACTGGGCAAAGGTTAAAAAAGTATCTCCTTTATGGAAAAGTAACGATCCCAGTATCCAAGAACGCATAGCCCCAATGTTGGAAATGCGTGGTAACCGCCGTGCACTCAATCCGGAGGTAATTAAATATCGCTTCTCCTACTTACAGTCTAAAGGCAATATGAAAAAAGCCTATGTGACGGATTCTGTTGTGGTAATGCCGGTGGAAGATATCTGGACAAAAGATTTTCCAAATGCGCAATTAGCCTCCTTAGATGCAAATTATTTTACGCATCCTTCTTTTGACTATTATCCTGTTGTAGGTGTGACATGGCGGCAGGCGCGGGCATTCACAGACTGGCGTGCAAGCGAAATGGCTTCAACAGTCTTGAAAAACTCTTACCTGAACGGTTATCAGCTAAGCTTAAGCTTACCTACTGAGGCACAATGGCAATATGCGGCTTCTGGTAAACTGGATCCACAGGATACAATTGCCGGTTCCCGAATGACAATTGATGGTACGGAAGGTAAAAAGAAATTGGCCGTCAACTTTAAACAGGGGGATGGTACGTACTCCCGCGATGGCGCGACATTCACCTTACCTGTTAAATCGTACATGCCTAATGCTTTTGGTGTGTACAATATGGCTGGAAATGTTTCGGAGTGGACGCTGGATGCATACAGCCCATCTGCGGTGGTATTTGTCAATGATCTTAATCCGGCATTGCTATATGATGCAGATGCAAAAGATGGTGATGCACTTAAACGGAAAGTTGTACGTGGCGGTTCATGGAAAGACAACGGCGAGCAGTTGAATAGCGAGACACGGAATTACTCGGTGGATTACGAACCGCATTCTTATATTGGTTTCCGTTGTGTGATGTCTGCATTCGAGATGCCTACAGTACAAAGTAAAACACGTAAGTATTAA
- the gldN gene encoding gliding motility protein GldN produces the protein MKTIITVTMALITGSLFAQQETTIDTVPRKQDTLNNIMSAVPVVSGEVNPDTIPTTDGFYQANSMEDAVPFAYPEVNKKNIRFYKRVWRDIDLKDEKNYILAIPGNSLIEVVMKAIEKGKLSLYSPDDDSFKGRLSAQEGMARFADSVLVPIFDGEGNQIDSKMALNEFDPSRVTKFRVKEDIFFDKQRSRLETRIIGVAPLMNITTSAELAESVGATPAFWLYFPQLRYSLVQVDISDPDKGLYDMTMDDFFVQNKFASTIVRESSPGMLQNLKESENGGQLLDGRKVEEKLDAYKKKLWSNPKGVKAEELEGSQSNQNESKERQSKLEQHEEGKTESSGNTKETEEKL, from the coding sequence ATGAAAACAATAATAACAGTTACCATGGCATTGATAACTGGATCATTGTTCGCTCAGCAAGAAACAACAATAGATACAGTTCCTAGGAAACAGGATACCTTAAATAATATCATGTCAGCGGTGCCAGTGGTTTCGGGGGAGGTGAATCCTGATACCATTCCCACAACAGATGGATTTTATCAGGCAAACAGTATGGAAGATGCTGTGCCTTTTGCTTATCCTGAGGTGAACAAAAAAAATATCCGTTTCTACAAACGTGTATGGCGTGATATTGATCTAAAGGATGAAAAGAACTACATCTTAGCTATCCCCGGAAACTCCCTGATCGAAGTGGTAATGAAAGCGATTGAAAAAGGGAAGCTTTCCCTTTACAGTCCCGATGATGATTCTTTCAAAGGTCGTTTAAGTGCACAAGAGGGAATGGCCCGATTTGCGGATAGTGTATTGGTTCCGATCTTCGATGGTGAAGGAAACCAGATCGATTCTAAGATGGCACTCAACGAATTTGATCCAAGTCGGGTGACTAAATTTCGAGTGAAGGAAGATATCTTTTTTGATAAACAACGGAGCAGACTAGAGACGCGGATTATTGGTGTTGCCCCATTAATGAATATTACCACATCTGCGGAATTAGCTGAATCTGTAGGGGCAACCCCTGCTTTTTGGCTGTATTTCCCTCAATTGCGTTACAGCCTTGTACAGGTGGATATTTCCGATCCGGATAAAGGGCTCTATGATATGACCATGGATGATTTCTTTGTACAGAATAAATTTGCTAGTACAATTGTGCGCGAATCATCACCGGGGATGTTGCAGAATTTAAAAGAATCTGAGAATGGTGGACAATTATTAGATGGTAGGAAAGTAGAGGAGAAGTTGGACGCTTATAAAAAGAAATTATGGAGCAATCCAAAGGGTGTTAAAGCCGAGGAACTGGAAGGAAGTCAATCCAACCAGAACGAATCGAAAGAAAGGCAATCGAAGCTAGAACAGCATGAAGAGGGAAAAACTGAGAGTTCGGGAAATACTAAAGAGACTGAAGAAAAGCTCTAA
- a CDS encoding nucleotidyltransferase family protein yields MDNQLRDIFFQLLRIGLWGEGALYLKQPLTIEDWSKIHRYAINHTIEGLIYDSFALLEESQLPPQSLRLKWAVRVDHIERHNAKMDRVIAELFTAFSAYNIRPILQKGQGVASYYRVPNHRISGDIDFCFEDDGYAKARNYLKENQLKFQDTAGFSLDYNYKGIHIEHHKRTFDFRSPLKRRYLNRLLGEYKSKQQILSINDVPVRLLAPELQLLQVNIHILKHLITYGIGLRQFCDSARLYFVVSDQINKVALQEIYKKTGILKWIHLLHKVLVENLGLPKSKLPFPYPENLETDWMLDEVWYSGNFGFNDERFASSKSPRVFARPDSPKRLWQNFKRYVKYAPEEAIAFPLIHTYSKFLGKDSD; encoded by the coding sequence ATGGACAATCAACTAAGGGATATATTTTTTCAATTACTGCGGATCGGTTTATGGGGGGAGGGAGCTTTATATTTAAAACAACCATTGACGATAGAAGATTGGAGTAAAATCCATCGTTATGCCATCAACCATACAATAGAAGGTTTAATTTATGATAGTTTTGCATTACTAGAGGAAAGCCAGCTTCCACCACAGTCATTGCGATTAAAATGGGCTGTGCGTGTAGATCATATCGAAAGGCATAATGCAAAAATGGATCGTGTCATCGCAGAACTATTTACCGCTTTTAGTGCATATAACATTCGTCCTATATTACAAAAAGGACAGGGGGTCGCGTCCTATTACCGAGTGCCCAATCATCGGATTAGCGGGGATATTGATTTCTGCTTCGAAGATGACGGTTATGCAAAAGCAAGAAACTATTTAAAAGAAAATCAGCTAAAATTTCAGGATACAGCTGGCTTTAGTTTAGACTATAATTACAAAGGTATTCACATCGAGCACCATAAAAGAACGTTTGATTTTCGTAGTCCACTAAAAAGAAGGTACCTCAATAGACTTTTGGGAGAATATAAGTCAAAGCAGCAAATCCTATCCATAAATGATGTACCAGTGCGATTATTAGCTCCAGAGCTACAATTGCTCCAGGTTAACATTCATATCTTAAAGCATCTAATTACCTATGGAATAGGCTTACGTCAATTCTGTGATTCCGCCAGGCTTTATTTTGTCGTATCCGACCAGATAAACAAAGTAGCGCTGCAAGAAATTTATAAGAAAACTGGCATTCTAAAATGGATCCATCTTTTACATAAAGTTTTAGTTGAAAACCTAGGCCTTCCCAAAAGTAAACTACCCTTTCCTTATCCCGAAAATCTTGAAACCGACTGGATGCTCGACGAAGTTTGGTATTCCGGAAATTTTGGGTTTAATGATGAACGTTTTGCGAGCAGCAAGTCGCCCAGAGTCTTTGCTCGTCCAGATTCACCCAAACGTCTATGGCAAAATTTCAAACGGTATGTCAAGTATGCTCCAGAAGAAGCCATTGCTTTTCCACTCATACATACATATTCAAAATTTTTAGGTAAAGATAGCGATTAG